One Falco naumanni isolate bFalNau1 chromosome 15, bFalNau1.pat, whole genome shotgun sequence DNA segment encodes these proteins:
- the TSHZ3 gene encoding teashirt homolog 3: MPRRKQQAPRRAAAYVSDELKAAALVEEDVEPDENAVDGEPSAKYACPEKDFSKNCQSYQNSPAAEFSSHEMDSESHISETSDRMADFESSSIKNEEESKEVSIPLEDSTVSDSLEQMKAVYNNFLSNSYWSNLNLNLHQPISEKNNGSSSSSSSSSSSCGSGSFDWHQTAMAKTLQQVSQSRILPEPSLFSTVQLYRQSSKLYGSIFTGASKFRCKDCSAAYDTLVELTVHMNETGHYRDDNHETDNNNPKRWSKPRKRSLLEMEGKEDAQKVLKCMYCGHSFESLQDLSVHMIKTKHYQKVPLKEPVTPVAAKIIPATRKKPSLELELPSSPDSTGGTPKATISDTNDALQKNSNPYITPNNRYGHQNGASYAWHFEARKSQILKCMECGSSHDTLQELTAHMMVTGHFIKVTNSAMKKGKPIIEAPSTPTITSLVDEKVQSVPLAATTFTSPSNTPSSVSPKLNVEIKKEVDKERGIADEKMKDKEKSSEDEEKYDISSKYHYLTENDLEESPKGGLDILKSLENTVTSAINKAQNGTPSWGGYPSIHAAYQLPNMMKLSLGSSGKTTPLKPMFGSNELVSPTKNQPLVSPPSSQTSPVPKTNFHAMEELVKKVTEKVAKVEEKMKEPEGKLSPMKRATPSPCSSEVSEPLKMESSNDGGFKSQQNSPVPQRDGCKDSPTVEPVENGKEPIKSIVSSLSSSTAIITDHPPEQPFVNPLSALQSVMNIHLGKAAKPSLPALDPMSMLFKMSNSLAEKAAVATPPLQSKKTDHLDRYFYHVNNDQPIDLTKGKSDKSCSLGSALLSSTSTSSASSSSTVTTAKTSAVVSFMSNSPLRENALSDISDMLKNLTESHTSKSSTPSSISEKSDIDGTTIEEPEESTPAQKRKGRQSNWNPQHLLILQAQFAASLRQTSEGKYIMSDLSPQERMHISRFTGLSMTTISHWLANVKYQLRRTGGTKFLKNLDTGHPVFFCNDCASQIRTPSTYISHLESHLGFRLRDLSKLSSEQINNQIAQAKSPSEKLVTSSPEEDIGTSYQCKLCNRTFASKHAVKLHLSKTHGKSPEDHLLYVSELEKQ; this comes from the coding sequence CCTATGTTTCAGATGaactaaaagcagcagcactggtggaAGAAGATGTGGAACCTGATGAAAATGCAGTTGATGGGGAGCCTTCGGCAAAATATGCATGTCCAGAAAAAGACTTCAGTAAGAACTGCCAAAGCTACCAAAACTCTCCAGCAGCTGAATTTTCCAGCCATGAAATGGACAGTGAGTCACATATCAGTGAGACAAGTGACCGCATGGCAGACTTTGAGAGCAGCTCTattaaaaatgaggaagaaagcaaggaggTTTCGATACCGCTGGAAGACTCTACTGTATCTGATAGTTTAGAACAAATGAAAGCCGTATATAATAACTTCCTCTCCAATTCCTACTGGTCCAATCTCAATTTGAACCTTCACCAGCCGATTTCGGAAAAAAACAatggtagcagcagcagcagtagcagcagcagtagcagttGTGGAAGTGGCAGCTTTGACTGGCACCAGACTGCTATGGCTAAAACACTGCAGCAAGTTTCTCAGAGCAGAATTCTTCCTGAACCAAGTCTTTTTAGCACAGTTCAATTGTACAGACAAAGCAGTAAGCTTTATGGCTCTATATTTACTGGAGCCAGTAAATTCCGCTGTAAAGACTGCAGTGCTGCCTATGATACTTTAGTAGAATTAACAGTGCACATGAATGAAACAGGACATTATCGAGATGACAACCATGAAACTGATAACAATAACCCCAAAAGATGGTCCAAACCTCGTAAACGTTCTTTGCTTgaaatggaagggaaagaagatgCCCAGAAAGTATTAAAGTGTATGTACTGTGGTCATTCATTTGAATCTCTTCAGGATTTGAGTGTTCATatgatcaaaacaaaacactaccAAAAAGTGCCTCTGAAGGAACCTGTTACACCTGTAGCAGCAAAAATTATCCCAGCTACTAGAAAGAAACCATCACTGGAGCTTGAACTTCCCAGTTCTCCAGACTCCACAGGTGGGACACCAAAAGCAACAATCTCGGATACCAACGATGCACTTCAAAAGAATTCTAATCCTTACATTACACCAAATAATCGCTACGGTCACCAGAATGGGGCCAGCTATGCCTGGCACTTTGAGGCAAGGAAATCTCAAATTCTGAAGTGCATGGAGTGCGGCAGTTCGCATGACACTCTGCAGGAGCTCACGGCTCACATGATGGTGACAGGACATTTTATTAAAGTCACTAACTCTGccatgaaaaaaggaaagcctaTTATAGAAGCCCCATCGACACCAACGATAACGTCCTTAGTAGATGAGAAAGTCCAGTCTGTGCCACTAGCTGCCACCACTTTTACATCTCCTTCCAATACACCCTCTAGTGTTTCCCCTAAAttaaatgttgaaataaaaaaagaagtagatAAAGAAAGAGGCATTGCTGATGAGAAAATGAAGGACAAAGAGAAGTCAAGTGAGGATGAGGAGAAATATGATATCTCCTCAAAATACCATTACTTGACTGAAAATGACCTAGAAGAAAGCCCTAAGGGGGGATTAGATATATTGAAGTCTTTAGAAAACACAGTTACATCAGCTATAAACAAAGCCCAGAATGGCACGCCAAGCTGGGGTGGCTACCCCAGCATCCATGCTGCCTATCAGCTGCCTAATATGATGAAGCTGTCGTTGGGTTCATCTGGGAAGACTACGCCATTAAAACCTATGTTTGGAAGCAATGAACTAGTATCACCAACTAAAAACCAGCCCTTGGTGTCTCCGCCAAGCAGTCAGACCTCGCCGGTGCCAAAAACAAACTTTCACGCCATGGAAGAGTTGGTAAAGAAAGTCACCGAGAAGGTGGCTAAAgtggaggagaaaatgaaagagcCTGAAGGAAAGCTTTCTCCAATGAAGCGTGCGACGCCTTCTCCGTGCAGCAGTGAAGTCAGCGAACCGCTTAAGATGGAGTCCTCCAATGATGGTGGCTTTAAAAGCCAGCAGAACAGCCCAGTTCCTCAGAGAGATGGTTGCAAGGACAGTCCAACTGTAGAACCTGTGGAAAACGGGAAAGAACCCATTAAGTCCATTGTAAGTTCCTTAAGTAGCAGCACAGCTATCATTACTGATCACCCTCCCGAACAGCCATTTGTAAACCCATTAAGCGCACTGCAATCTGTCATGAATATTCACCTTGGGAAGGCAGCAAAGCCATCTTTGCCTGCCTTGGATCCAATGagcatgctttttaaaatgagcaaCAGTTTGGCGGAGAAGGCTGCAGTGGCCACCCCACCTCTACAGTCCAAAAAAACAGACCACTTAGACCGTTATTTTTATCATGTCAACAATGACCAACCCATAGATTTGACGAAAGGCAAGAGTGACAAAAGCTGCTCTTTGGGTTCAGCGCTTTTGTCATCCACATCGACATCTTCTGCATCTTCTTCATCTACAGTGACAACAGCAAAGACATCTGCAGTCGTGTCATTCATGTCAAACTCGCCGCTACGCGAGAATGCCTTGTCAGATATATCTGATATGCTGAAGAACCTGACAGAAAGTCACACATCAAAATCTTCCACACCTTCCAGCATATCTGAGAAATCTGACATTGATGGTACCACAATAGAGGAACCAGAAGAGAGTACACCAgctcagaaaaggaagggacGTCAGTCTAACTGGAACCCTCAGCACTTGCTCATATTGCAGGCCCAGTTTGCAGCCAGTTTACGGCAGACTTCAGAGGGGAAATACATCATGTCAGACTTGAGCCCTCAAGAAAGAATGCACATTTCCAGGTTTACGGGACTTTCGATGACCACAATTAGCCACTGGCTAGCCAATGTGAAATACCAGCTCCGAAGGACGGGGGGAACTAAGTTCCTTAAAAATTTGGACACTGGGCACCCAGTGTTCTTTTGTAATGACTGTGCTTCACAGATCAGAACTCCTTCAACTTATATCAGTCATCTTGAATCGCATCTGGGTTTCAGGTTAAGAGACTTGTCCAAACTGTCCAGTGAACAGATTAACAATCAGATAGCACAAGCAAAGTCACCGTCTGAAAAGCTGGTGACGTCCTCTCCAGAGGAAGATATCGGAACTTCTTATCAGTGCAAACTTTGTAACAGGACTTTTGCAAGCAAGCATGCCGTTAAACTTCATCTTAGTAAAACACATGGAAAGTCACCAGAGGATCATCTTCTGTATGTTTCAGAGTTAGAGAAGCAGTAG